The following proteins come from a genomic window of Trifolium pratense cultivar HEN17-A07 linkage group LG4, ARS_RC_1.1, whole genome shotgun sequence:
- the LOC123922301 gene encoding probable sugar phosphate/phosphate translocator At3g11320 — translation MTTLSLIFCVSVVFGNISLRYLPVSFNQAIGATTPFFTAIFAYIMTFKREAWLTYLTLVPVVTGVVIASGGEPSFHLFGFIVCIAATAARALKSVLQGILLSSEGEKLNSMNLLLYMAPMAVVFLLPATLIMEENVVGITLALARDDVKIIWYLLFNSALAYFVNLTNFLVTKHCIGVKTLLILSS, via the exons atgaccACTTTAAGTTTGATTTTCTGTGTTTCTGTTGTGTTTGGGAATATTTCGCTTCGGTATCTTCCTGTTTCTTTCAATCAAGCTATCGGCGCTACTACGCCTTTTTTCACTgccatttttgcttatattatgaCTTTTAAGAGGGAGGCTTGGCTCACTTATCTTACCCTTGTTCCTGTTGTTACTGGTGTTGTTATTGCTAGTGGG GGTGAACCGAGTTTCCATTTATTTGGATTCATTGTATGTATTGCGGCTACAGCTGCAAGAGCCCTGAAATCAGTGCTTCAAGGAATTTTGCTATCTTCTGAAGG AGAAAAGCTGAATTCAATGAACCTCCTTCTTTACATGGCTCCAATGGCTGTGGTTTTCCTTCTACCGGCTACACTTATAATGGAAGAAAACGTGGTTGGCATCACCTTGGCTCTAGCCAGAGATGATGTTAAGATCATTTGGTATCTGCTATTCAACTCAGCTCTTGCTTATTTTGTCAACCTGACCAATTTTTTGGTCACGAAACATTGCATCGGTGTTAAAACATTGCTTATTTTGTCAAGCTGA